A single candidate division SR1 bacterium Aalborg_AAW-1 DNA region contains:
- a CDS encoding DNA utilization protein GntX: MILDAVFPEQCVGCRSGGSYLCSSCRKNLKPHPEICPITHKLSPGYAVRQDLLTQTSPLDGCIVLFRFDPLIKKLIRNLKYYHHAHVSSFLGQRLALELQTHEFFSQLLVPDSKLIISYVPSHRIRRHITKGYNQSELLARSVCKTLSISSPPQLCKKVKHTHSQVGMSREQRKKNLSGAFHVVVPIAPGSTIVIVDDVLTSGATMIEMAKTMKTIQPDCTVWGLCVARNG, translated from the coding sequence ATGATCTTAGATGCTGTATTTCCAGAACAGTGTGTTGGTTGTAGATCGTGATGATCGTACCTTTGTTCTAGTTGTAGAAAAAATCTTAAACCTCATCCAGAAATTTGTCCCATCACTCATAAGCTTAGTCCCTGATATGCTGTCAGACAAGATCTTTTGACTCAAACTAGTCCATTAGATGGTTGTATTGTTCTTTTCCGTTTTGATCCTTTAATAAAAAAACTGATAAGGAATCTTAAGTATTATCATCATGCTCATGTGAGTTCTTTTCTATGACAAAGACTTGCTCTTGAGCTTCAAACTCATGAATTTTTTTCTCAACTTCTCGTTCCTGATTCAAAGCTTATAATTTCTTACGTTCCTTCGCATCGAATTCGCCGCCACATTACAAAATGATATAATCAATCAGAACTTCTTGCAAGATCGGTCTGTAAGACCCTTTCAATTAGCTCACCACCACAACTCTGCAAAAAAGTAAAACATACGCATTCACAAGTGGGTATGAGTAGAGAGCAGAGAAAAAAGAATTTATCTGGTGCATTTCACGTTGTCGTTCCAATTGCTCCTTGATCGACGATTGTGATTGTAGATGATGTCCTTACTTCTGGAGCTACGATGATAGAGATGGCGAAGACCATGAAAACAATACAACCTGATTGTACGGTATGGTGATTATGTGTAGCGAGAAATGGATAA